The DNA sequence GGACGAGGTTTTTGAACATCACTTCGATAGGCGAGAGGTGTAAGCACCGCGAGGTGTTCAGCGATCTCGTACTAAACGAAAGGACTTGCACTTTCCCCATAACCAAAATGAAAGAAAGTCAACCTATTCCTGCAATTGCGGTCAGTCTCGCTACCTCTTTAGTTGCCGCCCCCTACTTGCTCATTCGAATACCACAAGAAAGTAGCTCCTATCTGGGGCTTATGCACTCCACGACTTTCTTATGTTATGGGGTCTCAAAGACTGAATTTAGCTGCTAGTTCAAAAGCCCTTTCTCTCTAATAATCAGGTCCGCTTTGAAGCTCCAACCTATACAAGGGCCTTGGCCTAGCTTACTAAGCGCTGGAATCAAGAGGTCCAACAACAGAAGCAGAAGGTCTAAGGaagcggaagaagaaaaagaagacaagaCTACTCCGCTACAGAAGTTTTGGAATTCATGAGTCCGACCTATccacagatgaatatggatcAAAGAGGTCATTCTGACCCGTCGGACTTGTTCATTCCGAATCCACGAACATTATGGCTCGTTTGaattgaaaggaagaaaaagcaGAATTCAAGGAAGGAAAGCCGTCCTCAGGCATTGAATGAGTGGAAttctcaaagaatttgagactcaaatcttccttcctttcttagtcgagctgcttatCGCGCCTTGCTCTCGGTAATTTAGAAGGCAGTGCCTTCTCTTGTTTTATATTATATGGCTCAGATCTATGAGCCTGTGGCATTTCTCATCTCACTGGACGCCCCTTTTCTTTCATGGAATTCTCTCCCGGAGCAGCAGAACTAACAACTTTCTTAGAAGGTAGAATTACGAACTTCAAAACGTCTTTGAAAGTGGATGAGATGGGTCGAGTCCTATCTGTAGGAGATGGAATTGCCCGAGTTTATGGATTGAAGGAGATTCAAGCTGGGGAAATGGTGGAATTTTCCAGCGGTGTCAAAGGAATAGCCTTAAATCTTGAGAATGAGAATGTAGGCATTGTTGTCTTTGGTAGTGATACCGCTATTAAGGAAGGAGATCTTGTCAAGCGCACTGGATCGATTGTGGATGTTCCGGCGGGAAAGGCTATGCTCGGGCGTGTGGTCGACGCCTTGGGAGCACCCATTGATGGAAGAGGGGCTCTCAGCGATCACGAGCGAAGACGTGTCGAAGTGAAAGCCCCTGGGATTATTGAACGTAAATCAGTGCACGAGCCTATGCAAACAGGGTTAAAAGCGGTGGATAGCCGGGGCCAACGAGAACTGATAATCGGGGACCGACAAACTGGAAAAACTGCTATAGCTATCGATACCATATTAAACCAAAAGCAAATTCACTCCACTCAATTCAAATGCTTTGCTTTGAACCTCTGTTTTTTTCTTGTTCGGATTCTGCCCCCTATTAGCATTTTTTTGTCTATCGGAGCAGAAGGCAGAGAACAAATCAGAGGAGGGTGGGCGGTTCTCATACCCCTCTTTTTCATACTTTTGAGTATGATCCTATTTCTGAATATTAGAAAAGGATCTTTTCAAAAACTCAAAAGAGGAAAAATCTTTTTTTGGATCCTCTATTTAAGCCTTCTCTCTTTGACCTCAATCTGCCTCTACTTTCTACGTTTTCAATTTCATACTCTTTTTTCTACTACTATTTGCGCCAGCCTTATGATCACTTTTTTTGATAATCCTTCTTCTTCGACTTATTTTGATAATCCTTCTTCTTCGGAGGATTCCTTCGCCCTCCAGGTCCTCTCGGAACCTTGGCCCGTGACTCCAAATACGGCAGAGGAAACCTCCCTTTTTAATCGAATCCGAAGATTAGAGAGGGAGAACTGTATTTTTCTCCTGGGAAAGGAGCCAGGGCTCTTCTGGCGGGAATCTTTGAAACAACCTCTGGATTCTTTTACAACCCAAAAAGACTACGATGGGTTCATAGAGTTCTCCAAACGAGATCTGGAGATTCGGGAACTCAAACACTCCTGTTATTCGAGATTTCTGAAAATTATAGAGAACAAGGCCGACCTCGTCCAGAACGCAGCCTGCGATCCCAAAAGTAGCTTTGTCTATTACTTGGAAGAGCACCGTAAGGAGCTGGACTCCTTTGAGGACGAGTTGAACGTACAAGAACGAGACAAGGAGGAAATCTCTTTTCTACTCGATTTCCTAAAAGATCTCCACAAACATGGACATCAGTCCTATTACGTTTGGGAGATCTTGAGGGCTCCTCGCTGGCGCGATTTTTTAGATTAATTAGAAGTCCTTTGAAATTGAAAGGAGGGAAGGCGAGGGCGAGGTTCTGTTCTCGTTCTTGTTTGCATAGGATCAGCTATTCCCCGAAAATGCTGCTTTTCTCGTTGGGGGTCCCAAATCAAATCGTCCTTGcgattcttccttctttttttgttttgagtgTAGTATAACAACCTTAACCGCACAAGCCTGGGCTTGGCCTACCTCCATTCCtagagg is a window from the Cucumis melo cultivar AY unplaced genomic scaffold, USDA_Cmelo_AY_1.0 utg001900l, whole genome shotgun sequence genome containing:
- the LOC127147744 gene encoding uncharacterized protein LOC127147744 codes for the protein MEFSPGAAELTTFLEGRITNFKTSLKVDEMGRVLSVGDGIARVYGLKEIQAGEMVEFSSGVKGIALNLENENVGIVVFGSDTAIKEGDLVKRTGSIVDVPAGKAMLGRVVDALGAPIDGRGALSDHERRRVEVKAPGIIERKSVHEPMQTGLKAVDSRGQRELIIGDRQTGKTAIAIDTILNQKQIHSTQFKCFALNLCFFLVRILPPISIFLSIGAEGREQIRGGWAVLIPLFFILLSMILFLNIRKGSFQKLKRGKIFFWILYLSLLSLTSICLYFLRFQFHTLFSTTICASLMITFFDNPSSSTYFDNPSSSEDSFALQVLSEPWPVTPNTAEETSLFNRIRRLERENCIFLLGKEPGLFWRESLKQPLDSFTTQKDYDGFIEFSKRDLEIRELKHSCYSRFLKIIENKADLVQNAACDPKSSFVYYLEEHRKELDSFEDELNVQERDKEEISFLLDFLKDLHKHGHQSYYVWEILRAPRWRDFLD